From the Methanobacterium sp. CWC-01 genome, the window GAGGGAGTTTCACCTTCCATATATTCGGTGACATGGAGCGGTTTATTTTCTGCATTATAATCAAAAAAATCAGAATCAAACTTTAATTCGCCTGAACTGTATGCCCTAATTTGATCCAATGAATCATCAAGAGAATTGTTATCTACGACAATTACATCAAAAGTAGGGTATTCAATTTGATAAACTGATTCCAGGCATTCTATGGTGTCTTTCCAACCGTTCCAGTTTATAATTATAATCGAAACGTGAGGATAATTCATCAGAACACCTAATCAAGGATTATTCATCTTCAAATCTTTTCCTCATTAACTTATTCTCCTTCTGCACGATGTAGATCTCTCTTTTCAAGAGACTGATCTGTGTCGCCATGAAGCCAAAAATGAGTATTTGTATCCCTGAAAGTAGAGTTAACACCATGAATATCATCAGGGGTCGATTGGGGTCCAACTGTCCAATTAAGTACAAGTAGAAGAGATAAATTGCGGATATTATCCCAATTAAGCATAAAAATAGTCCCACAAATCCGAATAGAATCATGGGCCTTTCGTAGAAGGTTAAAAGCAGGTGTGATATCGTAGTAGATCGGAATTGTACTTTTGATTCTCCTAATTCCCTACCTTTAAGAGTCACAGGGACTTCTATGATCTTAAATCCCAGGGCAATGGCTTTAGAAAGTATCTCGGGATTTATGGCAGTACCACGAGATTCTATTTCGATAGAATCCAGAACTTCCTTTTTATAAGCTCTTAAGATACCAGTGACGGTGCTAATGTTCTCATTCATGGAGTAACCAACAATTCGGTTGGCCATTTTACTCACAAAGAGTCTAATAAAAGGTATGTCTTCTGTTTTACCCCCATCCATATACTGGGAACCAATTACAATGTCTGCATTTTCTTCATGCAATTTCCAAACCATTAAAGGAATATAATTGGGATCATAACTTAGATCGGCGTCTAAAGTAATTATTACCTTACCAGAGGCTTTTTCAAAACCTGTAATTAGGGCTTTTCCCATCCCCATGTTTAGGGGATGCTTTAAAACTTCCACTTCTGGATTTTCTGATGCATACTGGTTCAGCAGGTTAAGGGTGTTATCAGAACTACCATCATCCACAGCAATAATTTGGTAGGGACTATACTGTCCCATCACATTCTTCACTTCCTGTAAAGTGAGGAGAACATTTTCCTCTTCATTGTACAT encodes:
- a CDS encoding glycosyltransferase, whose protein sequence is MEVSVIIPMYNEEENVLLTLQEVKNVMGQYSPYQIIAVDDGSSDNTLNLLNQYASENPEVEVLKHPLNMGMGKALITGFEKASGKVIITLDADLSYDPNYIPLMVWKLHEENADIVIGSQYMDGGKTEDIPFIRLFVSKMANRIVGYSMNENISTVTGILRAYKKEVLDSIEIESRGTAINPEILSKAIALGFKIIEVPVTLKGRELGESKVQFRSTTISHLLLTFYERPMILFGFVGLFLCLIGIISAIYLFYLYLIGQLDPNRPLMIFMVLTLLSGIQILIFGFMATQISLLKREIYIVQKENKLMRKRFEDE